The following are encoded in a window of Streptomyces sp. Go-475 genomic DNA:
- a CDS encoding site-specific integrase codes for MVGYIEDRWIKKKRDPVTGKRERTARYGKGTRYRVAGIPGVRDKSFDTLEDAKAWLRRASTDSERGEFVDPRDGSITLDDYVTRFWQTGVRGAPGTVKRIDERVRLHIRPQLGTVALLDISPAVLRGYIAALENECSPRYARQILTTLSNIFETAIDDKRLARNPMRAKSVRWPKVPEDQREAWPLETAQRVRDAINARYRIAVEVALGCGLRQGEVFGLSPEDVDFARGVLRIRRQVQLLNGRLYFTLPKGGKTRVVDMPPSVAAALAQYFMEYPAIEVELPWGGPESDRETKKFPLVITTTYGNAIRANIFNVEVWKPALAAAGVIPMREQGERWKASRKDGFHVLRHTYASVILEAGESVVTLARWLGHASPTITLDYYAHFMPEAGGKGRGAIDALLGQTAVVATAA; via the coding sequence TTGGTCGGCTACATCGAAGACCGCTGGATCAAGAAGAAGAGAGACCCCGTCACCGGGAAGCGGGAACGCACCGCCCGCTACGGCAAGGGCACCCGGTACCGCGTCGCTGGCATCCCCGGTGTCCGGGACAAGTCGTTCGACACACTCGAAGACGCCAAGGCATGGCTGCGCAGGGCCAGCACCGACAGTGAACGCGGCGAGTTCGTGGATCCCCGCGATGGCTCCATCACTCTGGACGACTACGTGACCCGCTTCTGGCAGACGGGAGTTCGTGGGGCGCCCGGCACGGTCAAACGCATCGACGAACGCGTCCGCCTCCACATCCGGCCTCAGTTGGGCACCGTCGCCCTGCTAGACATCAGTCCGGCGGTTCTGCGGGGCTACATCGCCGCACTGGAGAATGAATGCTCGCCGCGGTATGCCCGGCAGATCCTCACCACGCTCTCGAACATCTTCGAGACCGCCATCGACGACAAGCGCCTGGCACGCAACCCGATGCGGGCCAAATCCGTGCGCTGGCCCAAGGTTCCGGAGGACCAGAGGGAAGCCTGGCCGCTGGAGACCGCGCAGCGTGTACGGGACGCGATCAACGCGCGCTACCGCATCGCGGTCGAGGTCGCGCTGGGCTGTGGCCTACGGCAGGGCGAAGTGTTTGGCCTGTCTCCGGAGGACGTCGACTTCGCCCGCGGAGTTCTGCGTATCCGCCGACAGGTACAACTCCTCAACGGGCGCTTGTACTTCACCCTGCCGAAGGGTGGCAAGACTCGCGTCGTAGACATGCCTCCGTCGGTCGCTGCGGCCCTGGCCCAGTACTTCATGGAATACCCCGCGATCGAGGTGGAGCTGCCGTGGGGCGGCCCGGAGTCCGATCGGGAGACGAAGAAGTTCCCGCTCGTCATCACCACGACGTACGGCAACGCCATTCGCGCGAACATCTTCAACGTTGAGGTGTGGAAGCCGGCACTGGCTGCTGCCGGTGTCATCCCCATGAGGGAGCAGGGCGAGCGGTGGAAGGCGTCTCGCAAGGACGGCTTCCACGTGCTCCGGCACACGTACGCCTCGGTCATCCTCGAAGCGGGCGAGTCCGTCGTCACCCTCGCCCGCTGGCTCGGCCACGCGAGCCCGACCATCACTTTGGACTACTACGCCCACTTCATGCCCGAGGCCGGAGGCAAGGGGCGCGGGGCCATCGACGCCTTGCTCGGCCAGACTGCCGTCGTTGCCACGGCCGCGTAG
- a CDS encoding magnesium and cobalt transport protein CorA: MPQRRARPADKDQPARPPRPVNHTPRRSVWRRAPAPVQPPGSQPSGPQPSGPQPPGADAPPDGREPAEVASVVEAALYRDGVRVSSPATLADTYRELREQPDGMAWIGLARPTDGELHSLAAEFDLHPLAVEDAMEAHQRPKLERYGETLFVVLRAARYLDALEEVEFGELHVFVGPDFVITVRHGAAPDLSAVRRRMEESPELLKLGPEAVLYAILDAVVDGYAPVVAGVQNDIDEIETEVFRGDPEVSRRIYELSREMVEFQRATRPLVGMLHGLMAGFAKYGTDEELQRYLRDVADHVTHTSERVDTFRQALTEILTVNATLVTQQQNTEMRALAEAGFEQNEEIKKISSWAAILFAPTLVGTIYGMNFTHMPELHWVLGYPFAIALMGVVCTSLYVIFKRRDWL; the protein is encoded by the coding sequence ATGCCCCAGCGACGCGCCCGCCCCGCCGACAAGGACCAGCCGGCCCGGCCTCCGCGGCCGGTGAACCACACCCCCCGCAGATCGGTCTGGCGCCGGGCCCCGGCCCCGGTACAGCCGCCCGGGTCACAGCCTTCCGGGCCACAGCCCTCCGGGCCGCAGCCGCCCGGCGCCGACGCCCCGCCGGACGGGCGGGAACCGGCCGAGGTGGCCAGTGTCGTCGAGGCGGCCCTCTACCGCGACGGCGTCCGCGTCTCCTCCCCCGCCACCCTGGCCGACACCTACCGCGAGCTGCGCGAGCAGCCCGACGGCATGGCGTGGATCGGCCTGGCCCGTCCCACGGACGGCGAACTCCACTCCCTGGCCGCGGAGTTCGACCTGCACCCGCTCGCCGTCGAGGACGCGATGGAGGCCCACCAGCGCCCGAAGCTGGAGCGCTACGGCGAGACGCTGTTCGTCGTGCTGCGGGCCGCCCGCTATCTCGACGCCCTCGAGGAGGTCGAGTTCGGCGAACTGCACGTGTTCGTCGGGCCCGACTTCGTGATCACTGTCCGCCACGGCGCGGCGCCGGACCTGTCGGCCGTGCGCCGCCGCATGGAGGAGTCGCCCGAGCTGCTGAAGCTGGGTCCGGAGGCGGTGCTCTACGCGATACTCGACGCGGTCGTCGACGGCTACGCGCCGGTGGTCGCGGGTGTGCAGAACGACATCGACGAGATCGAGACCGAGGTGTTCCGCGGCGACCCCGAGGTCTCCCGCCGCATCTACGAACTCTCCCGCGAGATGGTCGAGTTCCAGCGCGCCACCCGCCCCCTGGTCGGCATGCTGCACGGCCTGATGGCGGGTTTCGCCAAGTACGGCACGGACGAGGAACTGCAGCGGTACCTGCGGGACGTGGCCGACCACGTCACCCACACCAGCGAGCGCGTCGACACCTTCCGCCAGGCCCTGACGGAGATCCTCACGGTGAACGCCACGCTGGTCACACAGCAGCAGAACACGGAGATGCGGGCCCTGGCGGAAGCGGGCTTCGAACAGAACGAGGAGATCAAGAAGATCTCGTCGTGGGCGGCGATCCTGTTCGCGCCGACGCTGGTCGGGACGATCTACGGCATGAACTTCACCCACATGCCGGAGTTGCACTGGGTGCTCGGATACCCCTTCGCGATCGCCCTGATGGGGGTCGTGTGCACCAGTTTGTACGTCATCTTCAAGCGGCGGGATTGGCTCTGA
- a CDS encoding winged helix DNA-binding domain-containing protein, which translates to MTNTKRSVTHPAPLLGTRALNRATLDRQLLLRPARMSAAAAVEHLVGLQAQNVKPPYYALAARLDGFTPEALSRLMADREVVRIVTMRSTIHTHTADDCLTLRPLVQPARDRELVNFRKGLAGVDLDRLAVLARELVEAEPRTMKQLREALLREWPDADPQALAVAARCRLPLVQVTPRGLWGRSGQVSLTTAEHWLGRPAEAAPEPDAVVLRYLAAFGPASVRDMQTWAGLTRLRDAFERLRPRLVTFRDDSGTELFDLPDAPRPDPDTPAPPRFLPEFDNLLLSHADRTRVVPPEYRGRSWQGNFVYCTLLVDGFLAGLWRLAEGALVIEPFGRLTKTQREDVTAEGERMLKVMHPEASYDIRFGTVRG; encoded by the coding sequence ATGACGAACACCAAGCGGAGCGTCACGCACCCGGCCCCCCTCCTCGGCACCCGCGCGCTCAACCGCGCCACCCTCGACCGGCAACTGCTCCTGCGCCCCGCCCGGATGTCCGCCGCGGCGGCCGTCGAGCACCTGGTCGGCCTCCAGGCGCAGAACGTCAAGCCGCCGTACTACGCGCTCGCCGCCCGCCTCGACGGATTCACCCCCGAGGCGCTGTCGCGGCTGATGGCCGACCGGGAAGTGGTCCGTATCGTCACGATGCGTTCCACCATCCACACCCACACCGCGGACGACTGCCTCACCCTGCGTCCGCTGGTGCAGCCCGCCCGGGACCGGGAGCTGGTGAACTTCCGCAAGGGGCTGGCCGGTGTCGACCTGGACCGGCTCGCCGTCCTCGCCCGCGAGCTCGTCGAGGCGGAGCCGCGCACCATGAAGCAGTTGCGCGAGGCACTGCTGCGGGAGTGGCCCGACGCCGACCCGCAGGCCCTGGCCGTCGCCGCGCGGTGCCGGCTGCCGCTGGTGCAGGTCACCCCGCGCGGACTGTGGGGACGCAGCGGCCAGGTCAGTCTCACGACCGCCGAGCACTGGCTCGGGCGGCCCGCGGAAGCCGCCCCCGAGCCCGACGCGGTCGTCCTGCGCTACCTCGCCGCCTTCGGCCCGGCCTCCGTGCGGGACATGCAGACCTGGGCCGGACTGACCCGGCTGCGGGACGCCTTCGAGCGCCTCCGGCCGCGGCTCGTGACCTTCCGGGACGACAGCGGCACCGAGCTCTTCGACCTCCCGGACGCTCCCCGCCCCGACCCGGACACCCCCGCCCCGCCCCGCTTCCTGCCCGAGTTCGACAACCTGCTGCTCTCCCACGCCGACCGCACCCGCGTCGTCCCGCCCGAGTACCGGGGCCGCTCCTGGCAGGGGAACTTCGTCTACTGCACGCTCCTCGTCGACGGCTTCCTCGCGGGGCTGTGGCGGCTGGCGGAGGGCGCGCTCGTGATCGAGCCCTTCGGCCGACTCACCAAGACCCAGCGCGAGGACGTCACCGCCGAGGGGGAGCGGATGCTGAAGGTGATGCACCCGGAGGCGTCGTACGACATCCGCTTCGGCACCGTACGCGGCTGA
- a CDS encoding serine protease codes for MFGLNAAKKAAAVAVATAAAATTALLAAPTAVAAPQPIVGGTTTTTTAYPFVMQITDASQSQFCGGTLVSPTKVVTAAHCMVGETTSSVRVVGGRTYRNGTDGTVSRVSKIWIHPSYTDATNGDDVAVLTLSTSMPYTPAKYVSSSQTSVYAAGTTARILGWGTTSSGGSSSNQLRTATVPTVSDSSCASSYGSDFVQSDMVCAGKTSGGVDTCQGDSGGPLLIGGVLAGITSWGEGCAQAGYPGVYTRLTTFSNLVTTQVNS; via the coding sequence ATGTTCGGGCTCAACGCCGCCAAGAAGGCCGCCGCCGTCGCCGTGGCCACCGCTGCCGCCGCCACGACCGCGCTGCTCGCCGCCCCCACGGCCGTCGCCGCGCCCCAGCCGATCGTCGGCGGAACCACGACCACGACGACCGCGTACCCGTTCGTCATGCAGATCACGGACGCCTCGCAGAGCCAGTTCTGCGGCGGCACGCTGGTCTCCCCCACCAAGGTCGTCACCGCCGCGCACTGCATGGTCGGCGAGACCACCAGCAGCGTCCGCGTGGTCGGCGGCCGCACCTACCGCAACGGCACCGACGGCACCGTCAGCAGAGTCAGCAAGATCTGGATCCACCCCAGCTACACCGACGCCACCAACGGCGACGACGTGGCCGTGCTGACGCTGTCGACGTCGATGCCCTACACCCCCGCGAAGTACGTCTCCTCCTCCCAGACCTCGGTGTACGCGGCCGGCACCACTGCCCGCATCCTGGGCTGGGGCACCACCTCCTCGGGCGGCAGCTCCTCCAACCAGTTGCGCACCGCGACCGTACCGACCGTGTCCGACTCCAGCTGCGCGAGCTCCTACGGCTCCGACTTCGTGCAGAGCGACATGGTGTGCGCCGGCAAGACCTCCGGCGGCGTGGACACCTGCCAGGGCGACAGCGGCGGCCCCCTGCTCATCGGGGGCGTCCTGGCAGGCATCACTTCCTGGGGCGAGGGCTGCGCCCAGGCCGGTTACCCGGGTGTCTACACCCGGCTGACCACCTTCTCGAACCTGGTGACGACGCAGGTCAACTCCTGA
- a CDS encoding LuxR family transcriptional regulator, with product MTVRRDFQEPPRSRPDLVIGREDLFTSAREQLGRGGSVLLHGPAGIGKSTVLRALAADYGGAARTVLRCSATESESHLPFLALADLFGLVLDDVSGRLPAAQRTALESALTGRGESTLQQDGLALRLAVLSALRALAAEGPVLVVADDLQWLDAASAELLGFAARRLGDTPVQMLCAVRTEGQEYDRHLRASPPDTLAVRLGPLTRAQVSALLDHRGYTPLSRSTVRDIHRTSAGNPLFALELGRALAESPARPRPGEPLPVPTSLRALVLSRLEMLSDEARRTLLVASAGARPTLALLHAAGREHAEAETAQAAALGLLATEAEGPAVRFAHPLISAALYAEAPAAERRAVHAALSTAASDPIERARHLALATTGTDPEVAARLAEAGALARDRGAPSVAASLGLLAARHTPADSAPGPDERRLQAAEDAITAGEADLARDIARDVLTRATVPAERVRAWMVVIEAAGQALGDVDAVFPQALADAGDDPRLLALVHYQLAWRGLVVEGDFAEARQEAAHAAELAARGEDRRTELMALSFQASTETLMGHPDAPATVKRALREPQDPYVACHHNGAGSARFRWLIMSDQLPEARATITALLREVRRRGMVESEVHFLRFLAETELRSGHCGRALDLARESLRLARDSGIGEGASAMLTSLAEASAGDVDRALALAREAADHAEVDGDQMYLSRALAALGYAQLVAGDPAATVRSLRRVRELEQSLGITDPARGRWHGDLAEALVRIGEPGEAQDVIDTARAHALRLGRQSVLAVLDRAEALVRAARGEHEAAAVRLASVRDRLGGLGYGLEEARAAFDLARLRAQAAAFPRTGGAPLPGPASYDEAARLFRRCRALPWLRQVDAAATAGATAVEPAPVAAPVARDALEGLASMERQVASLVMEGATNREIAARLFISVKTVEATLTRVYRKLGIRSRVDIVRLAAGRRTT from the coding sequence GTGACCGTGCGACGGGACTTCCAGGAGCCTCCCAGGAGCCGCCCCGACCTGGTCATCGGCCGGGAGGACCTGTTCACGTCGGCACGTGAGCAGCTCGGCCGGGGCGGCAGCGTGCTGCTCCACGGCCCCGCCGGAATAGGAAAGTCGACGGTCCTGCGGGCGCTGGCCGCTGATTACGGCGGTGCGGCCCGGACCGTGTTGCGCTGCTCGGCCACCGAGTCCGAATCCCACCTGCCCTTCCTGGCCCTGGCCGACCTGTTCGGCCTGGTCCTGGACGACGTCTCCGGCCGGCTGCCCGCCGCCCAGCGCACCGCCCTGGAGTCGGCGCTCACCGGCCGCGGCGAGTCCACCCTCCAGCAGGACGGGCTCGCGCTGCGTCTCGCCGTGCTGTCGGCGCTGCGGGCGCTGGCCGCCGAGGGGCCGGTGCTCGTCGTCGCCGACGACCTGCAGTGGCTGGATGCCGCCAGTGCCGAACTGCTCGGCTTCGCCGCCCGCCGGCTGGGCGACACGCCCGTGCAGATGCTGTGCGCGGTGCGGACCGAGGGCCAGGAGTACGACCGCCATCTACGCGCGTCTCCGCCGGACACGCTCGCCGTCCGGCTGGGCCCCCTGACCCGTGCCCAGGTCTCGGCGCTGCTCGACCACCGCGGCTACACCCCCCTGTCCCGCTCCACGGTCCGCGACATCCACCGCACCAGCGCCGGCAACCCGCTCTTCGCCCTGGAGCTGGGCCGCGCCCTCGCGGAGAGCCCGGCCCGGCCCCGGCCCGGCGAGCCCCTGCCGGTGCCGACCTCGCTGCGGGCCCTGGTGCTGAGCCGGCTGGAGATGCTGTCGGACGAGGCGCGCCGCACCCTGCTGGTGGCCAGCGCCGGCGCGCGTCCCACGCTGGCGCTGCTGCACGCGGCCGGGCGGGAGCACGCCGAGGCCGAGACCGCCCAGGCGGCGGCCCTGGGCCTGCTGGCGACGGAGGCGGAGGGCCCCGCCGTACGGTTCGCGCATCCGCTGATCTCGGCCGCGCTGTACGCGGAGGCGCCGGCGGCGGAGCGTCGGGCCGTGCACGCCGCGCTGTCCACGGCGGCCTCCGACCCGATCGAGCGGGCCCGGCACCTGGCCCTGGCGACCACCGGGACCGACCCGGAGGTGGCGGCCCGGCTCGCCGAGGCCGGCGCGCTGGCCCGGGACCGCGGGGCGCCGTCCGTGGCCGCCTCGCTCGGGCTGCTCGCCGCCCGGCACACCCCGGCGGACAGCGCGCCGGGCCCGGACGAGCGGCGGTTGCAGGCCGCGGAGGACGCGATCACCGCCGGCGAGGCCGACCTCGCCCGGGACATCGCCCGCGACGTGCTGACGCGTGCCACCGTGCCGGCGGAGCGCGTGCGGGCCTGGATGGTGGTCATCGAGGCGGCCGGCCAAGCGCTCGGCGACGTCGACGCCGTCTTCCCGCAGGCCCTGGCCGACGCGGGCGACGACCCGCGGCTGCTCGCCCTGGTCCACTACCAACTGGCCTGGCGCGGCCTGGTCGTGGAAGGCGACTTCGCCGAGGCCCGGCAGGAGGCCGCGCACGCGGCGGAGCTGGCCGCCCGGGGCGAGGACCGGCGCACGGAGCTGATGGCGCTGTCCTTCCAGGCCTCCACCGAGACCCTGATGGGCCACCCGGACGCCCCCGCGACCGTCAAACGGGCGCTCAGGGAACCCCAGGACCCGTACGTGGCCTGCCACCACAACGGCGCCGGTTCGGCCCGGTTCCGCTGGCTGATCATGAGCGACCAGCTGCCCGAGGCGCGGGCGACGATCACCGCGCTGCTGCGCGAGGTGCGGCGGCGCGGCATGGTCGAGAGCGAGGTGCACTTCCTGCGCTTCCTCGCCGAGACCGAGCTGCGCTCCGGGCACTGCGGCCGGGCGCTGGACCTGGCCCGCGAGAGCCTGCGGCTCGCCCGGGACTCGGGGATCGGCGAGGGCGCCTCGGCCATGCTCACCTCCCTCGCGGAGGCCTCCGCCGGGGACGTCGACCGGGCCCTGGCGCTCGCCCGTGAGGCGGCGGACCACGCCGAGGTCGACGGTGACCAGATGTACCTGTCGCGGGCCCTGGCGGCGCTGGGCTACGCCCAGTTGGTGGCCGGGGACCCGGCGGCCACGGTCCGTTCGCTGCGCCGGGTGCGGGAGCTGGAGCAGAGCCTCGGCATCACGGACCCGGCGCGCGGCCGCTGGCACGGCGACCTCGCCGAGGCACTGGTCCGCATCGGCGAACCGGGCGAGGCCCAGGACGTCATCGACACGGCACGGGCGCACGCGCTGCGGCTGGGCCGCCAGAGCGTGCTCGCCGTGCTGGACCGGGCCGAGGCCCTGGTACGGGCGGCGCGGGGCGAACACGAGGCGGCCGCCGTCCGGCTGGCGTCCGTGCGGGACCGGCTCGGCGGGCTCGGCTACGGCCTGGAGGAGGCGCGGGCCGCCTTCGACCTGGCCCGGCTGCGCGCCCAGGCCGCCGCGTTCCCGCGCACGGGCGGCGCTCCCCTGCCGGGACCGGCGTCGTATGACGAGGCCGCCCGGCTGTTCCGGCGCTGCCGGGCGCTGCCCTGGCTGCGGCAGGTCGACGCGGCCGCCACGGCCGGTGCCACCGCGGTGGAGCCGGCCCCGGTGGCGGCGCCGGTCGCGCGTGACGCGCTGGAGGGACTCGCCTCGATGGAGCGTCAGGTCGCCTCGCTCGTGATGGAGGGCGCGACCAACCGGGAGATCGCGGCCCGCCTGTTCATCAGCGTCAAGACCGTCGAGGCGACCCTCACCCGGGTCTACCGGAAGCTGGGAATCCGCTCGCGGGTGGACATCGTCCGGCTGGCCGCGGGCCGCCGCACGACCTGA
- a CDS encoding helix-turn-helix transcriptional regulator: MTADASDAVEIRDALLRLRRATGLPVAFGGLLEAGQRMRISELDGTATHALRSLVVTSGTGLGGKTVALARPCVVTDYSASRQISHEYDAAVAVEGLRSVLAVPVVVRHRVRGVLYGALRTAQPLGGRMLDAAVEAARDVERALAVRDEARALAAEAGAGWEQVREAHAALRALAPRIADPGLRAELLQACALLTADAGGAEGAGGAGSPARVRLAPREVDVLACVAAGATNAVAAERLGVTPETVKGYLRSAMRKLRARTRGEAVVAARRAGWLP; the protein is encoded by the coding sequence GTGACAGCAGACGCGTCCGACGCGGTCGAGATACGGGACGCGCTGCTGCGTCTGCGGCGCGCCACGGGCCTTCCGGTGGCCTTCGGCGGCCTGCTGGAGGCCGGGCAGCGGATGCGCATCAGCGAGCTGGACGGCACGGCGACGCACGCGCTGCGGTCGCTGGTCGTGACGTCCGGGACCGGGCTGGGCGGCAAGACGGTGGCGCTCGCCCGGCCGTGCGTGGTGACGGACTACTCGGCGTCGCGGCAGATCAGCCACGAGTACGACGCCGCGGTGGCCGTGGAGGGGCTGCGCTCGGTGCTGGCCGTGCCGGTGGTGGTACGGCACCGGGTGCGCGGGGTGCTGTACGGGGCGCTGCGCACCGCCCAGCCGCTGGGTGGGCGCATGCTGGACGCGGCCGTGGAGGCGGCGCGGGACGTGGAGCGGGCGCTGGCCGTGCGTGACGAGGCCCGGGCGCTGGCCGCCGAGGCGGGCGCGGGCTGGGAGCAGGTGCGGGAGGCGCACGCGGCGCTGCGGGCGCTGGCCCCGCGGATCGCGGATCCGGGCCTGCGCGCCGAGCTGCTCCAGGCGTGCGCGCTGCTGACGGCCGATGCCGGTGGCGCCGAGGGCGCCGGTGGTGCCGGTTCCCCGGCCCGGGTCCGGCTCGCGCCGCGCGAGGTGGACGTGCTGGCGTGCGTCGCCGCGGGCGCCACGAACGCGGTCGCCGCCGAGCGGCTCGGGGTGACGCCCGAGACCGTCAAGGGGTATCTGCGGTCGGCCATGCGGAAACTGCGGGCCCGGACCCGGGGCGAGGCCGTGGTCGCCGCGCGTCGGGCGGGATGGTTGCCGTAG
- a CDS encoding AMP-binding protein: MTSATELFRSARDFLLEHREDYPTAYAGFRWPRPEYFNWALDWFDEIADGNARTALHIVEEDGRETQLSFGELSVRSAQFASWLRARGVRAEDRILVMLGNQAELWIVALAAMKLRAVVIPATPLLGPADLRDRVQRGRVRHVVARPEDTGKFAEVPGDYTRIAACAADAVPDGWLPLDDAYGASADFTPDGPTRADDPLMLYFTSGTTARPKLVEHTHTSYPIGHLSTMYWIGLKPGDVHLNISSPGWAKHAWSNLFAPWNAEATVFLHNYTRFDAARLMAEMDRAGVTTFCAPPTVWRMLIQADLTQLRTPPREVVAAGEPLNPEVIEQVRRSWGVTIRDGFGQTETAVQVANSPGQLLKTGSMGRPSPGYRVELLDPVSGAPGAAEGEIALDLSERPVGLMTGYHGDADRTAEAMAGGYYRTGDIASRDEEGYLTYTGRSDDVFKASDYKISPFELESALLEHEAVAEAAVVPAPDDLRLAVPKAYVVLADGWEPGPDTAKVLFEHSRETLAPYKRIRRLEFGELPKTVSGKIRRIELREATAAGSDAEYREEDFR, translated from the coding sequence ATGACATCGGCGACGGAGCTGTTCCGCAGCGCGCGGGATTTCCTGCTGGAACACCGCGAGGACTACCCAACGGCCTACGCGGGGTTCCGCTGGCCCCGTCCCGAGTACTTCAACTGGGCGCTCGACTGGTTCGACGAGATCGCCGACGGCAACGCCCGCACGGCCCTGCACATCGTCGAGGAGGACGGCCGCGAGACACAGCTGTCCTTCGGGGAGCTGTCGGTGCGGTCGGCCCAGTTCGCCTCCTGGCTGCGCGCCCGGGGCGTGCGCGCCGAGGACCGCATCCTCGTCATGCTCGGCAACCAGGCGGAACTGTGGATCGTCGCGCTCGCGGCGATGAAGCTGCGCGCGGTGGTCATCCCGGCCACCCCGCTGCTCGGCCCCGCCGACCTGCGCGACCGCGTGCAGCGCGGCCGGGTCCGGCACGTCGTCGCGCGCCCCGAGGACACGGGCAAGTTCGCCGAGGTCCCCGGCGACTACACGCGTATCGCCGCCTGCGCCGCCGACGCCGTGCCCGACGGCTGGCTGCCGCTGGACGACGCCTACGGAGCCTCCGCCGACTTCACTCCCGACGGCCCGACCCGGGCCGACGACCCGCTGATGCTCTACTTCACCTCGGGCACCACCGCCCGGCCGAAGCTCGTCGAGCACACCCACACCTCGTACCCGATCGGCCACCTGTCGACGATGTACTGGATCGGCCTCAAGCCGGGCGACGTGCACCTGAACATCTCCTCTCCGGGCTGGGCCAAGCACGCCTGGTCCAACCTCTTCGCCCCGTGGAACGCCGAGGCGACCGTCTTCCTGCACAACTACACGCGTTTCGACGCCGCTCGTCTCATGGCCGAGATGGACCGGGCGGGCGTCACCACCTTCTGCGCGCCGCCGACGGTCTGGCGGATGCTCATCCAGGCCGACCTCACCCAGCTGCGCACACCGCCCCGCGAGGTCGTCGCCGCCGGCGAGCCGCTCAACCCGGAGGTCATCGAGCAGGTCCGCCGGTCCTGGGGCGTCACCATCCGGGACGGCTTCGGCCAGACCGAGACGGCCGTGCAGGTCGCCAACAGCCCCGGCCAGCTCCTCAAGACCGGCTCGATGGGCCGCCCGAGCCCCGGCTACCGCGTCGAACTCCTCGACCCCGTCTCGGGCGCGCCGGGTGCCGCGGAGGGCGAGATCGCCCTCGACCTGTCGGAGCGCCCGGTCGGCCTGATGACCGGCTACCACGGCGACGCGGACCGGACGGCGGAGGCGATGGCGGGCGGCTACTACCGGACGGGGGACATCGCTTCCAGGGACGAAGAGGGATATCTCACCTATACCGGGCGCAGCGATGACGTCTTCAAGGCCTCCGACTACAAGATCAGTCCCTTCGAGCTGGAGAGCGCGCTGCTGGAGCACGAGGCGGTGGCCGAGGCGGCGGTCGTCCCGGCCCCGGACGACCTGCGGCTCGCCGTGCCGAAGGCGTACGTCGTCCTCGCGGACGGCTGGGAGCCCGGCCCCGACACGGCCAAGGTGCTGTTCGAGCACTCCCGGGAGACCCTGGCCCCCTACAAGCGCATCCGCCGGCTCGAGTTCGGCGAGCTGCCCAAGACCGTCTCCGGCAAGATCCGCCGGATCGAACTGCGCGAGGCCACGGCGGCCGGCTCGGACGCCGAGTACCGCGAGGAGGACTTCCGGTGA